GAGCACTGTTCATTGTTTGCTTGAAGAATCAGACACTTATAtcagaaaatatattaatttcttAACATGCAGTGGGATTGTATAAATACACATATGATTCATTAAACCCATACATATTAATgtggaaatgtattttaaggCAATGTTTATGTGCCTTTTCCCCCACAGCCCTAACAGTGTCCTTTGTGCACTTGCTACTGGTGCACCACCTGGTGGTTTGTGTGCAAGCAACTCATATGGGAACTTACTGTAGAGGACAATGGCTTACTTGCTGTGTTATGCTGCCTTTGTGAAATGCGCCACACAGCAGAGACAGTCTATAATGTCTTTTTTATCTcaattactgtaccgaaaattCAAGGACACGCCGGGAAAAACGCTTTTAAATGGGCTCTAACTCTAATGTTTTCATTAGCTTTAAGTATTGATGTTGAGAACTCCCCCTCTGAGCCTTTATATTGTACGCAAATGGCTGTTTTACTGTTATGCACTGTTAAGTATAATCTCTGTAAGGGGACAAAGAGTCTCATTTTTATTAAACATTCCTGAGAGAATCTGCCGCTAAACTAGGATAAAAACGGTTTAATCAGAGGAAATAACTAAAATGTGACAGGAGTATGCCCAGAAGtgttgttttagttttaaaagttttatgtTAATGTGCTCCCACACAGTCATCAGATCTTTGACTTAATTTCCATGTTTAATCGATCGTTTCTGTCTTTCCTCGTTGCAGGATGGGCCCTTCAGGTCAGTAGACCCGTACTGATTGGAGACATGTTCTAAGGACGACATCTCAGCCACCATGAAAGGGTTAGGAGCCAACCGCAGTCGTCACCTGTCTGACTCGTGTGAACCACCCGGATGCCCACAGAAGCCTCTGTGTCCTTTGTCCTCTGACCCTCACGGCGCCTTTCTGTTGAGCCCCACCATAAACCACTATGGCACCCTGGACCCCCATCTCCACCAGTGCACACCCACCAGCCCCACCACCCTGACCCCTGACTGCCTGCTGCCTTTCAGCCAGGTGTCCAACAGCAGCACCTTCCCTCGTCTGCACTTCACCTCCCAGACCGACCAGGTCGACTGCTCCCAGGCCTGTATGGCAGGTGGTGGTGGAGTTGGGCAGGGAAGCAGAGCAGGTGCACTATCCACCTCCTTATCTATGGGTATGGGTTTGGGTCTGGGCCTTACTGGTGCTCCTATGATCACCAGTGGATCAGCCACCATatcctctgcagcagcagctaagaTGAATCGGTTACCCTCCAACCTTTTGGATCAGCTTGAGAGGCACCTGCCACTGCAGCGTGATGGCTTCAGCACGCTGCAGTTTCATAGAGGACGTATGTCGAAGCAACGCAGTGAGAGCCCAGGACGCATTCGCCACCTGATGCACTCTGTGCAGAAGCTATTTGCCAAGTCCCAGTCCCTGGAAAACTCTGCAATCAAAGGCAGCTTAAACGGGCGCTCCACTGGAGGACTGAGCGTCACCACAGGAGCTGGTGAGGACGGTGGTAGACCAACACGCAGGAGCAAGAGTAAAGACAGGGCTAAAACTGAGGGGCCAAAGCAGAGACCTAGGCCTAATGCACTGGGTCTGTGGAGCTCGGACGATGCCCTGGACACTGACACTACCAAAGCTGGCACTATTGCTGTAGGTTACCGCAACCCGCTGACCATGATGACTCTTGGCAGAGCGGTGTCAGACAGCCAGGCCCCTCCCAGACATATCCCACAGGGCTACAACACCATTTCTGCACATACTCTCAAGACCTCGAAAAGCAGCAGTGACCTCAAGTTCCTGGCATGCCAGGCGACGCAGGTAGGATCCAAGGAAGAGGAGGCAAGAACCAGGGGAAGTAAGGATGATATACTGGTGAAGAGGGGCTCCTGGTCCACTCTCACCCTCAGCCAGGCCAGGCAAGTGTTGCAGAAGGGCTCTGCTACAGTCAATAGGACCCTGCTTAAATCAAAGTCATGCCACCAAGACCTGGCACAACAGTTCCTTCAGGTAGGAGGATCAGTGAGtattcatcttcatcatcattctTTGTAAGTTTGCATGGATACTTATATAATTTCTCTGAAGTTTATTGGTTTTATTGATCAGTTCTGAGCACTGGTTTCTGCTTTGAATGATAGTTTACCTTATTCTTTTTATCATATACACTTTATACTCACAGTTATAGATTTTGTCCCATAAATCATGTTCATCCagtcatattttcttttaagcACCACTGCTGCACATGCACAGAATCATACTGCAAATGTATTTAAACAAAGAATTAGAAACAAACCTTTGACATGCAGTGTCTAAGGAAAACACCAGAAGTATCCTCACACCATGCTTTAAGAGTCTCAcatcagtatgtgtgtgttttcataatCCAGGTCCCACTGGGGGACTGGGCAGGAACTCTTGGTCGGGGCCGGGCCAGAGGAACTGAGATCCCCTGTCGAAGGATGCGCAGTGGCAGCTATGTGAAAGCGATGGGAGACGTAGAAGACAGCGAGGACTCGGAGGGAAGCCCCAAACCTTCCCCCAAAGCCACTGCCCGTCGCCAGAGTTACCTGAAGGCCACCCAGCACTCCCTGAGCGAGCAGCAGCCGCCTCCACCTCAACGCAAGTGAGTCCTACAGCATATAGAATCACATTTATCAAACTGGAATTAAAACCTTTATTATCATGCTCATTGTTTTGCCATGGTTGTGTTTGTGCTCTCTTACTTTTcattcattaaattaaaaataagcaCTGAAGAGGtatttgttgttaaaattgtgGGAAGGAAAATTTCTCTCATGTCCTCAAAGGTAGTCAGCAGGTGGCAGCATCTTGTCACAAATAATTGTCTGCAGTAGCACTTGGTCATAACAAGCTGAGTGAAGCTATTCATGGAGGTTAGATGTGTAGATTAATGAGAGGAGAGAAGTAATGACATACATTATCATCTTTATTTGGTACAAAATCATCAGCAGATGAAATTTTGCCATGTCTTTTACTCCTACATCCACACGGACAGGCCTCGTTGCTACGCTCTCATGCGGGAGGATTATCTGTGGTCTCCACTACAGAGTGCATGCTCTATGCAGCATCTGAGGTCAGTGCCATCCATaggcaggcagtgtggccctccACCTACCCTCACCTGCCCCACCACCACTACCcaccacctttttttttggctaaCCTTTCCAAGTACTTTTCCTCTCTGCCCCCTCTTCCATCTCTTCTTACCTTGCAGGTTCCCTTAGTGGTGTGTCAGTACTTCACTCTTGCCTGATGCCTGATTTCATAACATGCAAATTTTCCATGGAAATCACTCAACCACACCCTGCTGCTtatgcacacacattttcactaaCACCAGGTGCCAGAAGGGCAGAGACAGAACAGAGGAAACTTCTCTAAAATGTCCTAGatcagtgattcccaaccagGGGCACCTGTACCCTCAGAGTACTTCTGCAATTAGCAGGAGGTACGTGTTGCTcaactgatttaaaaaacaaaacaaaaacaaaaaaaacaatttggtaaaaatgtttATATACATAGGTATATTCACATATTGAATCACCTGTACTTTAACACAAGGGGCCCTATTTAAATGATCCATAGTGCATCGCGCAAGTGCATTAAGGACATGTCCAACCCCACTTTTGCTCGGTAAACTGTTTATAATCTGGTCACAATGTAAAGTGCAAGGGCCAAAGGAGTTGTATTTGTTTACGTaattaatcataggtgtgttttgggcatgCCACGAATTTAAACAATCAGTGTGTCATCTCCCATTGTCCTTAAAGTCAAGGTGTGCACGCACCTGTTCCACTCCTATTTATATGGCATAACGACATTTGCACTTTGCTGTGCACCGCTTTGTGCTGCTTCATGCCGGATGTGAAATAGGGCTCAATGTTTTGCAAAGGAAAAGCATTAAATAAGTTAGTTAGAGGGTAGAGAAGTGGAAACAGTTGGCTAAAAGTGATGTGTAAATGCTAAAAAAAGTAGttaaaaatacttaatttaAAGTTCAAATAGTGAGACAACTAAAAGTATTGTACATGCAGTTGAAATATTTAGCTATAAATATtgaataaatggttaaaatagataaatgtcTAGCTTCTGTTACTAGTAGTACAAATGTAAACTTGACCAAACCAACCTAGACATTAACAAGTTAACTGTGAGAAGATTTTGGGTCCAGATGGGTGGTGATGATAAAGGGGAACTTGAGTTCATCTAATGCAGGTAGGGCTGGGCATTGCATCACTTTCATATCAATATTGtaatatgagactagatatcatccTAGATTTTGGGTATTGGCTTGTCTTTTCCTGGGTTTAAAGATGGTATAATAGTAAACTAAGTTGactttctgaacttaccagacctTTCTAGCCTTTACCCACTTATACTCATTATTCCCATATGACTAATggttatttatcaaaaatctcattgtgtaaatactTTGTGAAAGctccaatagtcaaccctacaaaaTCGCTGCAGTATCAATACCAAGGTATTTGGTCCCCATGGAGTTATATTTGGTGTCTCTATTTTGCCCAGCCCCAGGTGCAGGGGTACGTCTAAAagaaaaggttgggaaccactgtcctaGATCAATGAGAAAGTCAGTTTTCACATTTATCAGTTCTACTCATAAATCATTGTTTCCTCTGCGCTGCTATTTTAAACCCTCGCACATATCACTATCTGCACATCGCAAtagtatttaatttaaaataccCAGGGGAACTTTTTGGAGTGtgatttaaatttaaagtttCTCCTGGATATCATCAATTAAACACAGCCCTCACTTATTCCGCTCTCTGACTTTTGAGAGGCTGATTATCACGTTCACCTCCACAGCTCCCTGCCGTCCCTGAAAGAGCTGTCGACCAATCGGAGCCTCGATAACTTAGACTGCCTGGTGAGCCCGCTGGAGGCCCCTCCACGCTACAGGAACAATGATTTCAGCCAGTGCTCCAGCACGCTGGGCAGAGGCTCGGGCACTCAGGTATGTCTCTTATCTTATCAAATGTGTGTGcatcacattattattattccactGGCAAAAACCATTTCCTCCTGTGCGTCTGTTTAACTCAGGTGTTGTAGATTAGAAATCAAACAACATTTCCATGGCACcaatatttaatgtatttttttctgggttatatataaatatttataccATATGGAGTTTCATATTTCCTAACGGCTAATTAGATCTTTTTGGATCGACTCCAGTGACAcgttaaaagaaaaagtaaaaatcgCCAGGGAAGgagcaaaaaatacattaaaacaactcTCCAATTCGGCATCCACTGTGAGAGAATATTTAACTGTATGTAATGTCTGCTGAGACAGTCTATCAATATGCCAGCCGGGAATAAGTTGGCGGAAAAGAAGTGATGCTTGAGAGTGTTTGCAGAATGTCAAAGTGGGACATATGCCTCAGTGTAAACCTGAGGGAACTTGTTATATATCTTCATCAGCAGGATTGGAGTGGGATGCAGAATCACACACCGCACTAATGCAAACATCTTTTCATAAAGACGCAGTGGCATCAGTCTCTACTTGTACGTGGGAGCTTTTACATTAATCCAGTAATGACTGAGAGATTCAGTTTCTTTTATGATGACAGTGAAGTCAATCAGAGTAAAGAATTTGTGGATACTAAACTACAATATTTTGAGTGAGTTGATTCTGAGGGATTGTTATTCGTGTTTATGTACCACCCACGACACGCTCATGTTTGCTACTAAAATGCCAAACATAAAAATACTTCTACTGGTTGTTTCTACTTCTTTTTATGTCACTTGATCAAACATTTCAGATGGTGCCGGGTGTCAGCGCATATTCACATGATACAGTGACACATCCATGCAGCAAAGAAATACTGAAACAAAGCTATTTTGAGTAACTCATACAATACTGCACAAAATTTGTATGCTGTCCCTGCTAGAAGAAAAGTCCTctttgtgtgtgcttttatatgttatgaattttttttaacaccatTAACACTGAATAAGAAAAGTTGTCACACCATTAGCTCATTAGACTTTTCCAAATTAACTTATACTTAAAACTCCAAAGTGACCTGCACCTTGATTCACAGGTATAAACAGTGGTGGAaggtaactaagtacatttactagCATTAAGTACCAGTACATGAAAAGTGTACATACATTTAATTGTTcttaaattaaactttacattccactacatttatctgaccaCCATAGTTACTAATTACTTTTCTGAATAAgtttttccattaaaaaaaacatattgagTTCATAAAATATAACGTTGTAAAGGATTAATAATGTATGTATTGTAGATTACATAAAGTttatttaaaggggacctattatgctcatctTCAGGTTCATACTGTGTTTTGAGTTTCTTCTTTAACATGTTTACGCGCTTTAAATTGCTTTGCCctaataaatgaattaattaaaatgtattttcctcATATTGTCTATgttggaacacctgtattcaccctctgacTGAAACCTTTAGCACTTAAGTGCCTGTCTCTTAAAGACCTCCCCCCAACTGAAACCAGTTTGCTCTGAGTGATCAGTCAACCTTGGTGTCTCTGTACTATCATTGCAGCCAGGAATGACTGTTCAAATTCAATTTGCAGCATGTTTAGCCATGTCATTCCTATTTCCTGTCTACATTAAGCTGTATCTAAATGTAGTGAATTGCAACACCATCAGTTTCAATGGTGAAAAATCCCCTGTAAAACCTTCTGAATCAAAATATTCacaacctgacatgttccagcatAAACTGATATGAAATTgaggagaaataaacaacatcagcaaccaaaattacatttttccttgatagtagcatgtagctacatgtagcagtgtactttcAGCtgggggaatgactgtaacagagaatagcagcactttccaTCATGAAAAATCCTCAGTAAAAGCTTccaaaccaaaatcttcacacctggacatgttccagctggGGTATGATCCGAAATCAGGGAGAAGTTAACATCGgtaaccaagattacatgtttttctgatgttagcatgtagctacatgtagcagtgaacGCAATATAGAAGTGGCAcacctggagcagatgaccacataaagaaatccatcacaaGCTAGCACAGCTTGTCTCGAAAGTAGAAAGAAACGTTAAAAACAGTCTGACACTTGAGATTACTTTTatatatgtttacctcattatttgaaagtttggccatgtttaatataaaCGTCCAACattgtcacattttataaatatatgacagaaaataaggaaaagcataattgGTCCCCTTTAAAGTGGTTCCCAACCATTTTGACTTGAGGTAGTTGGATCTCCTCATCATGTTTCAGTTGTCTATGAGTTTGCAGTCCCACCAAAGAGACGTTTCCCCCTATAAACTTCTCAGATAATTTTGTTTGAATAACTATTTAAGGCCCAAAGAGGATAAAGATAAATTGtccaatatttcacaatatAATTGAAGATCAgagaaaagtttttaaaaagaactgtaaatatgtttttcattattCCCTCTCCGAATAATCTTCTTATGGTCTCACCATCATGTGACCGTTTGGAGGGGCCCAATCCCCAGGCTGAGAACCACTAGACTTAACTACCTAACTTTACATAAAGCATATAAAACTAGCTTCACCTCAACCAGCTACAACAGAATAATGCTACTCACACATTGGTGCATCTGTATTAACAGTCTAATAATATCATGTATGTTGGTACATCAGTCACGGGGGCCATTTTACTGTGGAATTATTACCTTTACTTACTTACCTTTACTTCAAGTACGTTTTGCTGATAACACAAGAGAGAGTATTTTTGCATTGTTGTATCAGCACTTCATCTTCCACCACTGGGTATATACCTGTTAAATGCATGCTTCTCAGTCTGCCCTCTGCCCTCAGCGTGTGAGTCTGCACACGTTCTTTCAGGTATACGGGCAGGGCTGTGGGCACTCAGTACCGTACTGTGAGGGGGAATCGCAGGCAGTGGAGGCTCTGGATCTGCCTGCGCCCACGTGCTTCCGGTCGCGTAGCCACAGCTACCTGCGGGCCATCCAGGCAGGCTGCTCCCAGGATGAAGATACAGCGTCTGTGGACTCAGACTCCCCGCCGCCCACCACTACAGGCTACAGCTCCAACACCAGTGAGTACCAGTGAGGACAAGGTGGGATGGAGAAGATGAAGATagtgtttgattttaaaggTATATGATGCAGGATTTttgggcggcatggtggtgtggtggttagcactgtcgcctcacagcaagagggttgccggttcgatcccgggtgtgggagcccttctgtgcggagtttgcatgttctccccgtgtcagcgtgggttctctccgggcactccggcttcctcccacagtccaaagacatgcagattggggactaggttaattgataactctaaattgtccgtaggtgtgaatgtgagcgtgaatggttgtttgtctctatgtgtcagccctgcgatagtctggcgacctgtccagggtgtaccctgcctctcgcccgatgtcagctgggataggctccagcccccccgcgaccctcaagaggatgcagcggttagaagatgaatgaatgaatgaatgatgcaggattttctgaaaaaacaaagactcatacagaagtaatccctctcaatcatcacttatgacccactagaagtgtctgccagtgtatttatctgcactTCCTCTACTTGACAGTGTTTATGagcgtgtacccccacagtgctcaggtgagggcagggctttataaaaagttagcgaccaggtgccagactgtaagcagcaggcttccaagagacacagcaattaaaaaaaaatgcaaatacagcgAGGCGAAACGCCAAATGACATTGAATcaggggttggcttttactttcactttcactgaggagcttttacaaacagtaactgacaatcctgcattgTATACCTTTAAAAGTATTAGCCTAAAGGGAGGATATGGTTGACATTAAATACCATCCTCACATCTATTAACTCTGCTTCATATTAGCAACATGAATGTTTTGTAGGGAACTGAAAATTGTCCTTTAAAGGAAGTAGAACAACTCATGGACTTAAATGAGTGCTATTAAATCGACATGAACAACCTGTTTATGAGGCTTATCCCAGTTAGGCTCATATTtaggatatggtgtttacatgagcacagagaaaaagGGTTATTTATATTCCCTGTGTACATCCTAGTTTCTTTGGGAGTTTTCCTAGCATATTTGGGTTTCTCATAAACagaatatggtgtttacatgctccAAAAACCCGATCATAAAGgggttattcatgtccatgtaaatgcactcaCTGAAATACATCAACCAGAATTTGTAACATATTGTCTTTTAAGGTACAATTGCTAACAATTTAACTTTGCATGTTAAGTTTATAGAAAACCTAAGGAGCACATACGCTAATCTAGTCAGTATAGTATGCCTCTGTCTTTACTATAGGTTAAATTATTCCGCACATGGATCAAATATAACTTTACTGTGTTTTGTCTGAGATTACCAGGGTTGTTTCTTGCTTAATAAGTTTGCTTTGTGGATCATCTCTGTGCTGAAAGAAAGCTCTGGAATACACAACCTTTAACGCGTGACATGTAGAAAATTGTTGAAAATAGTTTTGCATTGTATAAGCATTAAGAGAGCAATTATATTTTAGTCTGAATAAGGACTTTTGGCTCTAACTTTATCAATGAAAGTCcatgacaaaatatttataCAGCGACAAAAACACGGAGCTGAGCAGCAACAGTACTCCTCTGAAATCGATGAGTACATGAATGCAACAGAAGAGTGAGACATTTCATGTAATCATACAGTGGTTGTAGAAGTTTGACCTCATTCAGCTGCCACCAAATTTGTGCATTGTTTTTCAGTATGTTGTTTAATTTATGACAAATACATTTGACTTACAACTATAACACCTCCTGAGAGTTTGATTAAATTTCCAACCATCTGTCCTTTTCAAATGACTACCGTTTGGTTTGCAAGGTCTCCACTGAGCAGCTCTATAATGTAGATTACATAAAGTATGGTTTGTGTTTGAAAAGAATGATGATCAGTCACACAAATGCTGCAccattaaactaaaattaatcatattttattGTTCTGGGTTTGAAAGAAATATGAGAGACACACCGCAATATTTTTCGCCTGCAGTCAGTGATCACTCAAAGCAGGGTGTCACTACCTcattgattgtttttgtgttaaagTGAAGTGAAAATAATTTGGACTTTAAAGTGTTCACTGTGGATGCAGTGAATGCATGAAGTAAATTAGAGTATTTTACacgaaaaaacagaaatatgttaGATATTCTTCTTTAGCTTTTTTGTCCTAGCAGGTGTAATTGTGTCTCTTATCACTGCATAAAATGTCCTGAAGCTGGACGAtattatctgaaaataaaattaaggtATAGAATATGGCAGGATTAGTTACATTTTGTAGATTAAAAGTATTATGAGATTGTATCTACAGTGCCAAGTGTCCAAATATGCCTGATGGTAATTCATTATGTTTATCATCAGAAGCATATTAAAGATGACTGAAATGATCATACAACCCAATAATAGTGAAGCAAGTATTCTCTCTGGGGTATCTATATCATAAATTGCAATTGTAGTCATACCTGTGTTATCTGTCATTGCGTCATGTGTCTAAATGCATTGAAATTTCATACATTAAAAGCCTGTATTTACATTGGATTATGCTTCACACAGTgcacatttactgttacaataaTCTATTGATACTAACCGTTATTTTTAGTTATTTGCTGTATATACAGGATGCAACAGGTTCTTTGAAACTATTTTGGGTTAAAATCAGTGATAACATGAACTAtgagaatcagaatcagctttattggccATTGTACACACAGCtacaaacaagaacaacaaagcTGAACAGTGTAAACATAAATGTTTGACTAGTATGTACAGATATATACAGTGAAATTTGCAAATAGGATAATAGTGCAGTAGTGCAGAATGCAAAGGGTGCTGGgataaatataaaatgattaatGTCACAGGCTGCTTTATATGCATGAGGTGGGTGGATATGACagcatacagtatgtacagcaCACCTAGATTTATATTTGACACTTAACGGTGTAACATTGGTTTGAGAAGTGGGAGGGACACTATAAAATGGGAGATACAGGGTCCTCCTGCAGAGAGAAATAGCAATTTGAATCTCATTTTCTGCATTTCTACATACATTTAAGGGCTatgatgaacaaaacaaaatctgagAAATAATTAAGTTGGTCATCAAACTAAACTCTGCCAGAATGGTACTAAATATGCTAAATTTGATTGTCCAGTGTGGCATTTTTCAGCCAGGATGTGATGGCCGGCCAAACAGTAATATTAAGACAGATTTTTGTGGATAGATTgatagattgatagatagatagatagtggTTATGGTTAGGTGTGCATTAAAAATACAATGCGTCATTTACAGGCACAGTGGATGTCTGTCTCACAGGGTTATGAGGAAGAATCTGTTATTTATTGTCAGCCTAATCTTTAACTAGCAGTTGCAAATTTATAATATAGGTTTAtcttatttataaaacattatatTGACTGATTTGGTGTAATCCagatggtttttgttttgtcttcatgcGCTGATTCATTATGATGCTCGCCTTTACGAAAACAGTGGAGTAACTGGAAACGCCTCCATTTCAATAGAGCCCCATTGTTTAGGGAGACGGGCGGTCACAATGGATCGAATATGTATGAGCTTTATGTCAAAGACTATAGAGCCCTTTCCCGCGGCGCCTGGGACCAAAATGAAACGCACCTATCGCTAACACAGTCACAAACAACGTTATACGGAGGCTTCAGCCAATCACGGCCGCGTTCGATTACATCGAGGAGCAGAACTGACCAATCGCTCGCAGAGAGCGGTTACGGCGAAAACGTGGACTCCAATCCTCGTCGTCAAGGGCGTGTACTACAAATCTTTTCTTCACAGCGTCGTTGTGTACGGCAGGATACCGTAGCCCCGTCTGCATCTTGTCTGCATTTCATGAATGACCAGAAAATAAGGATTTTACGAGCCAGCCGCCACACAGTAAGATTCTGTCGCTTTTTCTACCAGTGAACGGTAACGTTGAGGCTGTCAGTTGGTGTAGATACGCTAGCAACGGCAAGCTAACGTGAGCTAACGTTGATGGTACGGtaggttagctagctaacgtggATGAAGAAAGGGGATGAAACCCTAATACGAGTCGTTAGCAAGCAGGCGAGGCAGGTAGACAGTAATGTGGTTGATACAATGGTGGTAACGAGACAAAAAGATACCGGCAGCAGCTCCTCTTTGTTGGCTCTCCTCCATTTCTGCTATACAATGCCTCCGGCTAACGTTAAATGCCCTGTGTGAAATCCCACCGTAATGAGCGTTAACTGGCTAGTAGCACAAGCTAACAGTAGCTGAGGCGTTAACAGCCGGGTATGGACAGCTCGGTTACCGGCTAGTTAGGCTAAAACCAACACGTTCACCTCTATTACAGCAAATAGTTCATATTTACTAATACAGTGTGTAATAAAAGCGATCATGCCGTAACAAGTAGTTGGATGTTGGAGATGATTAAGTCAAACTTGCTGACACGGATCATTCATTGGAACGGAAAaggaaacccaaaatacacCTTGTTAACTCGCATTGGTTTACCTGACATTTGCTTTTCCTTTTATGGATTAACATTGGCTTTAGAATAGAATAAAGC
This genomic stretch from Epinephelus moara isolate mb chromosome 16, YSFRI_EMoa_1.0, whole genome shotgun sequence harbors:
- the dlgap4a gene encoding disks large-associated protein 4, which encodes MKGLGANRSRHLSDSCEPPGCPQKPLCPLSSDPHGAFLLSPTINHYGTLDPHLHQCTPTSPTTLTPDCLLPFSQVSNSSTFPRLHFTSQTDQVDCSQACMAGGGGVGQGSRAGALSTSLSMGMGLGLGLTGAPMITSGSATISSAAAAKMNRLPSNLLDQLERHLPLQRDGFSTLQFHRGRMSKQRSESPGRIRHLMHSVQKLFAKSQSLENSAIKGSLNGRSTGGLSVTTGAGEDGGRPTRRSKSKDRAKTEGPKQRPRPNALGLWSSDDALDTDTTKAGTIAVGYRNPLTMMTLGRAVSDSQAPPRHIPQGYNTISAHTLKTSKSSSDLKFLACQATQVGSKEEEARTRGSKDDILVKRGSWSTLTLSQARQVLQKGSATVNRTLLKSKSCHQDLAQQFLQVGGSVPLGDWAGTLGRGRARGTEIPCRRMRSGSYVKAMGDVEDSEDSEGSPKPSPKATARRQSYLKATQHSLSEQQPPPPQRNSLPSLKELSTNRSLDNLDCLVSPLEAPPRYRNNDFSQCSSTLGRGSGTQRVSLHTFFQVYGQGCGHSVPYCEGESQAVEALDLPAPTCFRSRSHSYLRAIQAGCSQDEDTASVDSDSPPPTTTGYSSNTSTVSNRKAPPPVPPRTTSKPLISVTVQSSTESAQDTYLDQQDRGSEANSQSGRSNSSDSLCSIRTGSLAKGTRPPPVPVPAAAPAPAVGSVHPVPAPRDLPPTTANTVTTTTTSTSTQSQNDTLSVSITVEQPPTATKRKLSSIGIQVDCILPVLREEPLPLTAPLKFQSIGVQVENGRPLSRDSSMASRQNTECEPQEPQDAAPTENNTANCTNSQTVNASAPNRQDKAMEQQPLKNSSAPSRISTSPPETLDPALDPSSLPPPDPSLETANCSSHGDAVQPSTPACLRDGNWFLKLLQAETGRMEGWCQQMEQETKDNKLSEDVLGTIRSAVGSAQLLITQKFEQFRGLCNENLNVNANPRPTAQDLAGFWDLLQLSIEDISMKFDELYQLKANNWQLPEKSEKKDENKQLPSSVPKKQTKPKLSAGKDRSVDSAVDKQRQEARKRLMAAKRAASVRQNSATESADSIEIYVPEAQTRL